From Triticum aestivum cultivar Chinese Spring chromosome 4A, IWGSC CS RefSeq v2.1, whole genome shotgun sequence, a single genomic window includes:
- the LOC123083183 gene encoding NAC domain-containing protein 43, with protein MSISVNGQSEVPPGFRFHPTEEELLTYYLAKKAASQRIDLDVIRDVDLNKLEPWDIQERCRIGTGPQNDWYLFSHKDKKYPTGTRTNRATGAGFWKATGRDKAIYSASGSGTIGTRKTLVFYKGRAPHGHKSDWIMHEYRLDDAATPGNNSANPAAGNASYHSGSSSPMRGVAQEDGWVICRVFKKKNIVVQHQVGQNGGGVAAASNKLVGVGAMERGRSNCSSTVATASDHAKATQMQQHHDALDHILNQYMHGRSTTTPCKQETKPTNPSSPALDDLIDSACHNRNSTLYQKFMRLPQLEHVVPGGLLPLPSKYGSDWDALDRLAAYELNGLSDPASAKTMNGMSIVDELGSATAYSGGDTLHASSDTSDGDLWSLVRSVSSLHADLKITCFNAVGC; from the exons ATGAGCATCTCTGTGAACGGGCAGTCGGAGGTGCCGCCGGGGTTCCGTTTCCACCCAACGGAGGAGGAGCTGCTCACCTACTACCTCGCCAAGAAGGCGGCCTCGCAGCGCATCGACCTCGACGTCATCCGCGATGTCGACCTCAACAAGCTCGAGCCATGGGACATCCAAG AGCGGTGCAGGATCGGCACTGGCCCGCAGAACGACTGGTACTTGTTCAGCCACAAGGACAAGAAGTACCCGACGGGGACGCGCACCAACCGCGCCACCGGCGCCGGGTTCTGGAAGGCCACCGGCCGGGACAAGGCCATCTACTCCGCCTCCGGCTCCGGCACCATCGGCACGCGCAAGACGCTCGTCTTCTACAAGGGCCGCGCCCCGCACGGACACAAGTCCGACTGGATCATGCACGAGTACCGCCTCGATGACGCCGCAACCCCGGGCAACAACTCCGCCAACCCAGCCGCCGGCAACGCTAGCTACCACTCCGGCTCCTCATCGCCG ATGCGCGGCGTGGCGCAGGAGGACGGGTGGGTCATCTGCagggtgttcaagaagaagaacATCGTCGTGCAGCACCAAGTAGGCCAGAACGGCGGCGGTGTTGCCGCGGCGTCCAACAAGCTGGTCGGCGTCGGTGCCATGGAGCGCGGCCGGAGCAACTGCTCATCGACGGTGGCCACCGCCAGCGACCACGCCAAGGCGACCCAGATGCAGCAGCATCACGACGCGCTCGACCACATCCTCAACCAGTACATGCATGGCCGCTCGACCACGACCCCGTGCAAGCAGGAGACCAAGCCCACCAACCCATCATCGCCAGCACTGGACGACCTGATCGACAGCGCGTGCCACAACCGCAACAGCACCCTATACCAAAAGTTCATGAGGCTGCCGCAGCTCGAGCACGTCGTCCCCGGCGGCCTCCTGCCGCTGCCGAGCAAGTACGGCAGCGACTGGGACGCTCTCGACCGGCTCGCAGCCTACGAGCTCAACGGCCTCTCCGACCCCGCTTCGGCCAAGACAATGAACGGCATGTCCATCGTGGACGAGCTCGGTAGCGCCACGGCTTACTCCGGCGGCGACACACTACACGCTTCCTCTGACACCAGCGACGGCGACCTGTGGAGCCTGGTGCGGTCGGTGTCATCGCTACACGCCGACTTGAAGATAACCTGTTTTAACGCTGTCGGATGCTGA